A stretch of Geomonas oryzisoli DNA encodes these proteins:
- the thiL gene encoding thiamine-phosphate kinase has translation MKLAELGEFGLIDRIKANVAASPSVLLGIGDDAAALSPTPGQVTLITSDMLLEGVHFDLSFCDPFTLGKKSLSVNLSDVAAMGARPRHFLLGVALPKDVPLEFMDGFMAGMLEQAGRYGATLVGGDTCASKGGLAISVTALGEQRPELVLKRSGARPGDLICVTGTVGDAAAGLKQLFAGVRDGFLVARQLDPTPRVETGVALAEAGVVTAMIDVSDGVLQDLGHICEMSGAGARLELARLPLSEHYLAYCGHNDHAPLALWERGGGEGAATGKLPPGHDPFALALSGGEDYELLFCIPAGKESEVAAICASVNLPVSVIGEITAGTGVQLTAPDGSSYTPPRRGFDHFGAD, from the coding sequence TTGAAACTTGCCGAGCTGGGCGAATTCGGCCTGATAGACAGGATCAAAGCAAACGTCGCCGCGTCACCCTCGGTGCTCTTGGGCATCGGGGACGACGCGGCGGCGCTGTCTCCCACCCCCGGACAGGTCACCCTGATCACCTCCGACATGCTGCTGGAGGGGGTCCACTTCGACCTCTCCTTCTGCGATCCGTTCACCCTGGGCAAGAAATCCCTCTCCGTCAACCTCTCCGATGTCGCCGCCATGGGCGCGCGGCCGCGCCACTTCCTGCTCGGCGTCGCGCTCCCCAAGGATGTCCCGCTCGAATTCATGGACGGCTTCATGGCGGGCATGCTGGAACAGGCCGGTCGCTACGGCGCGACCCTGGTGGGCGGGGATACCTGCGCCTCCAAGGGGGGATTGGCCATCTCGGTTACCGCGCTGGGCGAGCAGCGTCCGGAACTGGTTTTGAAGAGAAGTGGCGCGAGGCCGGGGGATCTCATCTGCGTGACCGGAACGGTCGGGGACGCTGCGGCGGGGCTGAAACAGCTCTTCGCGGGGGTGCGGGACGGCTTCCTGGTGGCGCGCCAGTTGGATCCGACGCCAAGGGTGGAGACCGGGGTGGCTCTGGCCGAGGCGGGTGTCGTTACCGCCATGATCGACGTAAGCGATGGGGTGCTGCAGGACCTGGGGCACATCTGCGAGATGTCGGGAGCGGGGGCGCGTCTGGAGCTTGCCCGGCTCCCGCTTTCCGAGCACTACTTGGCTTACTGTGGGCACAATGATCATGCTCCCCTCGCCCTCTGGGAGAGGGGCGGGGGTGAGGGCGCTGCTACCGGCAAGCTGCCTCCTGGCCACGACCCCTTTGCCCTGGCGCTTTCCGGCGGCGAGGACTACGAACTGCTGTTCTGCATCCCTGCCGGCAAGGAGTCCGAGGTGGCGGCCATCTGTGCCTCCGTGAACCTCCCTGTCTCCGTGATCGGGGAGATCACCGCAGGCACCGGCGTCCAACTGACCGCTCCCGACGGTTCATCCTACACACCGCCCCGGCGCGGCTTCGACCACTTCGGCGCCGACTAG
- a CDS encoding Hsp20/alpha crystallin family protein, which yields MAVIPKEPLEWLNLFRQQMDEIFRFLSTLEGREGFTEKEHAPLVDIYETDRTFVVEVELPGCDRGDITLSLCCSTLVVEGTARDETAPGATYTCLERGTGRFCRAIEVPPGVDLEGGQARYRRGLLTVEFPWCKGETPHIREIPIQ from the coding sequence ATGGCGGTAATTCCCAAGGAACCTTTGGAATGGCTGAACCTGTTCCGCCAGCAGATGGATGAGATCTTCCGTTTTCTCTCCACGCTGGAGGGGCGGGAGGGCTTCACCGAGAAGGAACATGCCCCGTTGGTCGACATCTACGAAACCGACCGCACTTTCGTGGTCGAGGTGGAACTGCCCGGCTGCGATCGCGGCGACATCACCCTGAGCCTGTGCTGCTCCACCCTGGTGGTGGAGGGAACGGCACGGGACGAAACGGCACCCGGCGCCACCTACACCTGCCTTGAGCGCGGCACCGGCCGTTTCTGCAGGGCCATCGAGGTCCCCCCGGGCGTCGACCTGGAGGGGGGGCAGGCGCGCTACCGGCGCGGGCTGCTGACGGTCGAGTTCCCCTGGTGCAAGGGGGAAACGCCGCATATCCGGGAGATTCCGATTCAGTAA
- the folK gene encoding 2-amino-4-hydroxy-6-hydroxymethyldihydropteridine diphosphokinase, producing MEQCAYIGLGSNIGDRELKLLMAVAELGKLPRTRVTAVSPFYETEPVGGVPQDNFYNAVVRLSTELAPLELLERLKKLETGVFHRVPSQRWGARSMDLDILLYGELVLESEQLTIPHPRLAERRFALQPLSDIAPDLVHPILGKRIVELLTELASPEKVVRI from the coding sequence GTGGAACAGTGCGCATACATAGGGCTGGGGAGCAACATCGGCGACCGGGAGCTGAAGCTCCTGATGGCGGTAGCGGAGCTGGGCAAGCTGCCGCGCACCCGCGTCACCGCCGTTTCCCCCTTCTACGAGACCGAACCGGTCGGAGGGGTGCCCCAGGACAACTTCTACAACGCCGTGGTGCGCCTCAGCACGGAACTGGCGCCGCTTGAGCTTCTGGAGCGGCTGAAGAAGCTGGAAACCGGTGTGTTTCACCGTGTGCCGTCGCAGCGCTGGGGTGCCCGCAGCATGGACCTCGACATCCTCCTCTACGGCGAGCTGGTCTTGGAAAGCGAACAGCTCACCATCCCGCATCCGCGCCTGGCGGAACGTCGCTTTGCCCTCCAGCCGTTGTCCGACATCGCACCGGACCTGGTGCACCCGATCCTGGGCAAGCGCATTGTCGAACTGTTGACTGAGCTGGCCTCCCCCGAGAAGGTGGTCAGGATTTGA
- a CDS encoding DedA family protein gives MHAAVQWLVETIGAMGYPGIFLLMALESSVFPIPSELVMPPAGYLAQQGQMSMVVAIVCGTVGSLIGAYANYFAAHYLGRPLILKYGKYVFITEEKFAKVERFFKDHGEISTFIGRLLPVVRHLISLPAGLAGMNHIKFSLYTLLGAGIWVTVLTFIGYFIGSNQELIMRYSHQALIGVVIASVVIIAVYVRLQRGKSADPAE, from the coding sequence ATGCATGCAGCAGTACAGTGGCTGGTCGAAACCATAGGGGCAATGGGCTACCCCGGCATTTTTCTCCTGATGGCCCTGGAGAGCTCCGTCTTCCCCATACCCAGCGAACTGGTGATGCCGCCGGCGGGTTACCTGGCCCAGCAGGGGCAGATGAGCATGGTGGTGGCCATCGTCTGCGGCACCGTGGGTAGCCTCATCGGCGCCTACGCCAACTATTTCGCGGCGCACTACCTCGGCCGTCCGCTGATCCTGAAGTACGGCAAGTACGTCTTCATCACCGAGGAGAAGTTCGCCAAAGTCGAGCGCTTCTTCAAGGACCACGGCGAGATCTCGACTTTCATCGGGAGGCTGCTGCCGGTGGTACGCCACCTGATCTCACTTCCCGCGGGCCTGGCCGGGATGAACCACATCAAGTTCTCCCTCTACACCCTGCTCGGCGCGGGGATCTGGGTCACCGTGCTCACCTTCATCGGCTACTTCATCGGGAGCAACCAGGAGCTGATCATGCGCTACTCGCACCAGGCGCTCATCGGCGTCGTCATCGCCAGCGTCGTGATCATCGCCGTGTACGTTCGCCTGCAGCGCGGCAAGAGCGCGGACCCCGCGGAGTAA
- a CDS encoding secondary thiamine-phosphate synthase enzyme YjbQ — translation MIQYLTLKSRERTELIDITAMVQNLIAASMVGSGSCDVFVMHTTAGITVNEGADPAVKRDIANCLDRLVPDEHYFTHAEGNSAAHVKSTLVGSCQRLLIDRGRLLLGTWQALYFCEFDGPRERKVAVRICAD, via the coding sequence ATGATCCAGTACCTGACACTGAAAAGCAGGGAGAGGACGGAGCTGATCGACATCACGGCGATGGTGCAGAACCTCATTGCGGCCAGCATGGTGGGGAGCGGCAGCTGCGACGTCTTCGTCATGCATACCACGGCGGGGATCACGGTGAACGAGGGGGCGGACCCGGCGGTAAAGAGGGACATCGCCAACTGCCTGGACCGGCTGGTGCCGGACGAGCACTACTTCACCCACGCCGAGGGGAATTCCGCGGCACACGTCAAGTCGACCCTGGTCGGGAGCTGCCAGCGGCTCCTGATCGACCGGGGCAGGCTCCTTTTAGGCACCTGGCAGGCGCTTTACTTCTGCGAGTTCGATGGTCCGAGGGAAAGGAAGGTGGCTGTGAGGATCTGCGCGGACTAG
- a CDS encoding tetratricopeptide repeat protein, with translation MKRYAALSSLLAVTLFSTGFSWPFPATNSCLEAKKTILELSPQASEQKRKDAEKRVAELCPTGAPGRYLKALAFERSGNIDAAIQEYRETLALDPDFYPASGNLGLLHLQKGASEEAAVELSQGLKTGDPRYHGGLARILAQKDLHQLAIFHYTEALAALPEDASLHTDLAVSYDAVGQKQKAEDEYRKALAIQPGNARARLGLGALLMARGEVDKAVTELKQAAIAEPGNKDVHRLLAEGYVRKGDQKSAEYERVLAGIVPKVKDTPKVDHMALADQYKDSKDYEMAISEYRLRIAEEPTDAVAQQRLGDCLLAVGREDEAMSYYRDAIRNKGENPQLHLNLAGIYERKALLDEAVVEYRQVLASTPDNIHARQRLAEIYTLRGSFPQALEQYQALIKANPADAPTQLKLARAFVNTKDLDSAISAYQAAIKLDPEALDAHRELASLLRKRNEMDQAANEYQEVLRLKKDDQEARTALTAIYVKNKNYDSLAKLLKEGVELSPSDPNAHYKLGLVYEFQKNYTAATDEYKEAVKLKPDHAKALNAMGRVQMKDGHIAEAKESLEAARKADPELEEAQVLLSNIKDEFTPEPRSYRKHKGSGGSKSKKGKKGKKSKEKEEKSSKKSSSKKKKSSSKKKHKEE, from the coding sequence ATGAAAAGATACGCAGCACTGTCGTCGCTTCTTGCGGTGACCCTGTTCAGCACCGGTTTCAGCTGGCCGTTCCCGGCGACCAACAGCTGCCTGGAGGCGAAGAAGACCATCCTGGAGCTCTCGCCGCAGGCAAGCGAGCAGAAGAGAAAGGACGCCGAAAAGCGCGTGGCGGAACTGTGCCCCACCGGCGCCCCCGGCAGGTACTTGAAGGCGCTCGCTTTCGAGCGCAGCGGCAACATCGACGCCGCCATCCAGGAATACCGCGAGACCCTGGCGCTGGACCCGGACTTCTACCCGGCCAGCGGCAACCTCGGCCTGTTGCACCTGCAAAAAGGCGCCAGCGAAGAGGCGGCGGTCGAGCTCTCCCAGGGGCTCAAGACCGGCGACCCGCGCTACCACGGAGGGCTCGCCCGCATCCTGGCCCAGAAGGATCTGCACCAGCTCGCCATCTTCCACTACACCGAGGCGCTGGCGGCCCTCCCGGAGGACGCCTCCCTGCACACGGACCTGGCGGTATCCTACGATGCGGTCGGTCAGAAGCAAAAGGCCGAGGACGAGTACCGTAAGGCGCTCGCCATCCAGCCCGGCAACGCCCGGGCGCGCCTTGGGCTGGGCGCCCTGCTCATGGCCCGCGGCGAGGTCGACAAGGCGGTGACCGAGCTGAAGCAGGCCGCCATTGCCGAGCCCGGCAACAAGGACGTGCACCGCCTGCTCGCCGAAGGGTACGTCCGCAAGGGGGACCAGAAGAGTGCCGAGTACGAGCGGGTGCTGGCCGGCATCGTCCCCAAGGTGAAGGACACGCCCAAGGTCGATCACATGGCGCTCGCCGATCAGTACAAAGATTCCAAGGACTACGAGATGGCGATCAGCGAGTATCGCCTCAGGATCGCGGAGGAGCCGACTGACGCCGTGGCGCAGCAGCGCCTGGGCGACTGCCTGCTGGCGGTGGGGCGCGAGGACGAGGCGATGTCCTACTACCGCGACGCCATCAGGAACAAGGGTGAGAACCCGCAGCTGCACCTGAACCTGGCCGGGATCTACGAGCGCAAAGCGCTCCTGGACGAAGCGGTGGTGGAATACCGCCAGGTGCTGGCGAGCACCCCCGACAACATACACGCGCGCCAGCGTCTGGCCGAGATCTACACCCTGAGGGGAAGCTTCCCGCAGGCCCTGGAGCAGTACCAGGCGCTTATCAAGGCGAACCCCGCCGACGCCCCGACCCAGCTGAAACTCGCCCGCGCCTTCGTCAACACCAAGGACCTCGACTCCGCCATCAGCGCCTACCAGGCCGCCATCAAGCTGGATCCGGAAGCGCTCGATGCCCACCGCGAGCTCGCCAGCCTCTTGCGCAAGCGCAACGAAATGGACCAGGCCGCCAACGAGTACCAGGAAGTGCTCCGCCTGAAGAAGGACGATCAGGAGGCGCGCACCGCCCTCACCGCCATCTACGTCAAGAACAAGAACTACGACTCCCTTGCGAAACTCCTGAAGGAAGGGGTCGAGCTCTCCCCCAGCGACCCCAACGCGCACTATAAGCTGGGGCTGGTGTACGAGTTCCAGAAGAACTACACCGCCGCCACCGACGAGTACAAGGAAGCGGTTAAGCTCAAGCCCGACCACGCCAAGGCCCTGAACGCCATGGGGCGCGTGCAGATGAAGGACGGCCACATCGCCGAGGCCAAGGAATCCCTCGAGGCGGCCCGGAAGGCCGACCCGGAACTGGAAGAGGCCCAGGTACTGTTGAGCAACATCAAGGACGAATTCACCCCGGAGCCGAGAAGCTATCGCAAGCACAAGGGATCGGGCGGGAGCAAGTCCAAGAAAGGTAAGAAAGGGAAGAAGTCGAAGGAGAAGGAAGAGAAGTCGTCGAAGAAGTCTTCCTCCAAAAAGAAGAAGTCCTCCTCGAAGAAGAAGCACAAGGAAGAGTAG
- a CDS encoding tetratricopeptide repeat protein — MTKSDLYEAPKDTGLDDMETEELVRLGSEALEARKFAAAHRYLHAALQRRRSPEHLSLYALALAQHTGNIRTALALCQEAVKQEPKNSNHFLRLGTIYLSAGRKKEAIRALHLGLRVGRNPAITRLLQTLGHREKPVLPFLARGNPLNKYLGKLRSSLFKK; from the coding sequence ATGACCAAATCAGATTTGTACGAAGCCCCCAAAGACACCGGCCTGGACGACATGGAGACCGAGGAGCTGGTGCGCCTGGGCAGCGAGGCCCTGGAGGCGCGCAAGTTCGCCGCCGCCCACCGCTACCTGCACGCCGCACTGCAAAGACGGCGTTCGCCCGAGCATCTCTCCCTGTACGCCCTGGCCCTGGCCCAGCACACCGGCAACATCCGGACCGCCCTCGCGCTATGTCAGGAGGCGGTCAAGCAGGAGCCCAAGAACTCGAACCATTTTCTGCGCCTGGGCACCATCTACCTCTCCGCCGGCAGGAAGAAAGAGGCCATCAGGGCGCTGCACCTGGGACTCAGGGTGGGGAGAAACCCCGCCATCACCAGGCTGCTGCAGACGCTGGGACATCGGGAGAAACCGGTACTCCCCTTCCTCGCCAGGGGAAACCCGCTCAACAAGTACCTGGGCAAGCTGAGAAGCAGCCTCTTCAAGAAGTAG
- a CDS encoding YHS domain-containing protein, producing the protein MKFLIWALLAYLVYRMFVGKSAEKIAKKEPAAAETFQDPVCGVYIAEADAVVGRLEGKRYHFCSMDCLKKFEEMQQGH; encoded by the coding sequence GTGAAGTTTCTGATCTGGGCGCTGCTGGCGTACCTCGTGTACCGCATGTTCGTCGGCAAGTCGGCCGAAAAGATAGCTAAAAAGGAACCTGCCGCCGCCGAGACCTTCCAGGACCCGGTTTGCGGCGTGTACATAGCCGAGGCCGACGCGGTGGTCGGCAGGTTGGAGGGGAAGCGTTATCACTTCTGTTCCATGGACTGTTTAAAAAAATTCGAAGAGATGCAGCAAGGGCACTAA
- the fsa gene encoding fructose-6-phosphate aldolase, with product MKFFIDTADVKEIREANELGLVDGVTTNPSLIAKSGRRFEEVIKEITEIVDGPISAEVISLEHDGMIAEATELAKIHPNIVIKLPMTPEGLKATKTLYKQGIKTNVTLIFTPMQALLAAKAGATYVSPFVGRLDDISQDGMGIIEEIRTIFDNYGMDAQIIVASIRNPVHVLNSALIGADVCTIPYSVMLQLAKHPLTDAGIKKFLEDWEKVPK from the coding sequence ATGAAGTTTTTTATCGACACAGCGGACGTTAAAGAGATTCGGGAGGCCAACGAACTGGGACTGGTGGACGGCGTCACCACCAACCCCTCCCTGATCGCCAAGAGCGGCCGGCGTTTTGAGGAAGTGATCAAGGAGATCACCGAGATCGTGGACGGCCCTATCTCCGCGGAGGTCATCTCCCTGGAGCACGACGGCATGATCGCCGAGGCAACCGAGCTGGCCAAGATCCACCCCAACATCGTCATCAAGCTCCCGATGACCCCGGAAGGGCTCAAGGCGACCAAGACCCTGTACAAGCAGGGGATCAAGACCAACGTCACGCTGATCTTCACCCCGATGCAGGCCCTGCTTGCCGCCAAGGCCGGCGCCACCTACGTCTCTCCGTTCGTCGGCCGCCTGGACGACATCTCCCAGGACGGCATGGGGATCATCGAAGAGATCAGGACCATCTTCGACAACTACGGCATGGACGCCCAGATCATCGTGGCCAGCATCAGGAACCCGGTGCACGTGCTCAATTCCGCTCTCATCGGCGCGGACGTCTGCACCATTCCGTACTCGGTCATGCTGCAGCTTGCCAAGCACCCGCTCACCGATGCCGGCATCAAGAAATTCCTGGAAGACTGGGAGAAGGTTCCCAAGTAG
- the lon gene encoding endopeptidase La, which produces MENRQETEELNIPDVLPLLPVRDVVVYPYMILPLFVGREISIAAVDHALSKDRMIFLATQRDVGDEDPAPEAIYEVGTVAMIMRMLKLPDGRVKILVQGLTKGRITEYLSEKPFYSVRIDRIIEPAAPENTLESEALIRTVKEELAKIVALGKAVSPEVMVIVENMQEPGALADLVASNIGLKVEEAQGLLEVVDPLERLKKVNDLLNKESELLNMQARIQSAAKEEMGKSQREYYLREQLRAIQQELGETDARSEEMAELRKAIENAKMPQNVEKEALKQLGRLEQMHPDAAEAGMLRTFLDWMVDIPWGKATKDALEINRASEILNEDHYFLEKVKERILEFLAVRKLKKKMKGPILCFVGPPGVGKTSLGKSIARAMGRKFVRISLGGVRDEAEIRGHRRTYVGALPGRIIQGLKQAGSNNPVFMLDELDKLGSDFRGDPSSALLEVLDPEQNNSFSDHYINLPFNLSNVMFIATANQMDTIPGPLRDRMEVINLSGYTEEEKLGIAKRYLVPRQVKENGITEEIAVFSEEALRTIIAKYTREAGLRNLEREIGSVCRKVARKFAEGKGEKFVITAGTVPKYLGPPKFLREEEMEKNEVGVVTGLAWTPVGGEVLFVEATVMKGKGGLTLTGQLGDVMKESVQAALSYIRSKTAELNIPEDFSSSIDIHVHVPAGAIPKDGPSAGVTMATALVSALTKIPVRKEVAMTGEITLRGKVLPIGGLKEKILAAARLGVTTVIIPIQNKKDLEDVPKTILKKLKIVTAANIDDVLAVALEKFPPPAPKAAKPEPPKTKVRTRVPVPAPVRGKA; this is translated from the coding sequence ATGGAAAACAGGCAGGAGACCGAAGAACTTAATATACCGGATGTTCTGCCGCTGCTCCCGGTCCGGGACGTGGTCGTCTATCCCTACATGATTCTGCCGCTTTTCGTGGGACGCGAGATCTCCATCGCGGCCGTCGATCACGCCCTGTCCAAGGACCGCATGATCTTTCTGGCCACGCAGAGGGACGTGGGCGACGAGGACCCTGCCCCCGAGGCGATCTACGAGGTCGGCACGGTGGCCATGATCATGCGCATGCTGAAGCTTCCCGACGGCAGGGTGAAGATCCTGGTGCAGGGGCTCACCAAAGGGCGCATCACCGAGTACCTCAGCGAGAAGCCCTTCTACTCCGTGCGCATCGACCGGATCATCGAACCGGCGGCACCGGAGAACACGCTGGAATCCGAGGCGCTGATCCGCACCGTGAAGGAAGAGCTGGCGAAGATCGTGGCCCTGGGCAAGGCGGTCTCCCCCGAGGTGATGGTCATCGTCGAGAACATGCAGGAGCCCGGGGCGCTCGCCGACCTGGTCGCCAGCAACATCGGCCTCAAGGTGGAGGAGGCGCAGGGGCTCTTGGAGGTGGTCGATCCGCTGGAGCGCCTGAAGAAGGTGAACGACCTCCTGAACAAGGAGAGCGAGCTCCTCAACATGCAGGCCCGCATCCAGTCCGCCGCCAAGGAGGAGATGGGCAAGAGCCAGCGCGAGTACTACCTGCGCGAGCAGTTGCGCGCCATCCAGCAGGAGCTGGGCGAGACCGATGCCAGAAGCGAAGAGATGGCCGAGCTGAGAAAGGCCATCGAAAACGCCAAGATGCCGCAGAACGTCGAGAAGGAGGCCCTGAAGCAGCTCGGGCGCCTGGAGCAGATGCACCCTGACGCCGCCGAGGCGGGGATGCTGCGGACCTTCCTGGACTGGATGGTGGATATCCCCTGGGGCAAGGCGACCAAGGACGCCCTGGAGATAAACCGCGCCTCCGAAATCCTCAACGAGGACCATTACTTCCTGGAGAAGGTGAAGGAGCGTATCCTCGAGTTCCTGGCGGTCAGGAAGCTGAAGAAGAAGATGAAGGGACCGATCCTCTGCTTCGTGGGGCCTCCCGGCGTCGGCAAGACCAGCCTGGGCAAGTCCATCGCCCGCGCCATGGGGAGAAAGTTCGTGCGCATCTCCCTGGGCGGGGTGCGCGACGAGGCGGAGATCCGCGGCCATCGCCGCACCTACGTGGGCGCGCTGCCGGGGCGGATCATCCAGGGACTCAAGCAGGCAGGCTCCAACAACCCGGTCTTCATGCTGGACGAGCTGGACAAGCTCGGCTCCGACTTCAGGGGCGATCCCTCCTCCGCACTTTTGGAGGTGCTCGATCCGGAGCAGAACAACAGCTTCTCGGACCACTACATCAACCTTCCCTTCAACCTGTCCAACGTGATGTTCATCGCCACGGCGAACCAGATGGACACCATTCCGGGCCCCTTGCGCGACAGGATGGAGGTGATCAACCTCTCCGGCTACACCGAGGAGGAGAAGCTCGGTATCGCCAAGCGCTACCTCGTGCCGCGCCAGGTGAAGGAAAACGGCATCACCGAGGAGATCGCGGTCTTCTCCGAGGAGGCGCTGCGCACCATCATCGCCAAGTACACCCGCGAGGCGGGCCTTAGGAACCTGGAGCGCGAGATCGGCAGCGTCTGCCGCAAGGTGGCCAGGAAGTTCGCCGAAGGGAAAGGGGAGAAATTCGTCATCACCGCCGGGACGGTGCCCAAGTACCTCGGGCCGCCCAAGTTCCTGCGCGAGGAGGAGATGGAGAAGAACGAGGTCGGCGTGGTTACCGGTCTCGCCTGGACCCCGGTTGGGGGCGAGGTGCTCTTCGTCGAGGCGACGGTCATGAAAGGGAAGGGGGGGCTGACGCTCACCGGCCAGCTGGGCGACGTGATGAAGGAGTCGGTCCAGGCGGCGCTTTCCTACATCCGCTCCAAGACCGCGGAACTGAACATCCCCGAGGACTTCAGCTCCAGCATCGATATCCACGTGCACGTTCCGGCCGGCGCCATCCCCAAGGACGGCCCCTCGGCCGGGGTGACCATGGCGACCGCGCTGGTATCGGCACTCACCAAGATCCCGGTGCGCAAGGAAGTCGCCATGACCGGCGAGATCACCCTGCGCGGCAAGGTGCTCCCCATCGGCGGCCTGAAGGAGAAGATCCTTGCCGCGGCGCGCCTGGGCGTCACCACGGTGATCATCCCGATACAGAACAAGAAGGATCTTGAGGACGTCCCCAAGACCATCCTCAAGAAGCTCAAGATAGTCACCGCCGCCAACATCGACGACGTGTTGGCGGTCGCCCTGGAGAAGTTTCCGCCCCCGGCCCCCAAGGCGGCCAAGCCTGAACCGCCGAAAACCAAGGTCAGGACCCGCGTCCCGGTCCCGGCACCGGTGAGGGGCAAGGCTTGA